Proteins from a single region of Belliella baltica DSM 15883:
- the purD gene encoding phosphoribosylamine--glycine ligase produces MNILLLGSGGREHAFAWKIINSQKCSQLFVAPGNAGTSQIAKNVSLSITDFPAISDFVLENNIQMVVVGPEEPLVKGIVDFFKSNPNLSSIPIIGPSEEGARLEGSKDFSKQFMERNNIPTAASATFTKETLKDAYQFIDQQSIPVVLKADGLAAGKGVLICQSHQEAKDSLKQMLIDNMFGEASSKVVIEQFLDGIELSVFVATDGKNYKILPEAKDYKRIGEGDSGLNTGGMGAVSPVPFADADFMRKVEERVVIPTVKGLEKENIKYTGFLFIGLMNIGGDPYVIEYNVRMGDPETQAVLPRIKSDFVDLLHAMGTMQLDQYKIELETFTTTTVVLVAGGYPEAYRKDDKIIGLENAGKDNTALVFHAGTKIGSEGEFLTNGGRVMAITGIGSNIEFALQNAYKNVAEICWDDLYFRKDIGQDILKLKK; encoded by the coding sequence ATGAATATATTATTATTAGGAAGCGGAGGCAGAGAGCATGCCTTTGCTTGGAAAATTATAAATAGTCAAAAATGTTCTCAACTTTTTGTAGCACCTGGAAATGCTGGGACTTCACAAATTGCTAAAAACGTTTCTTTATCAATTACTGATTTCCCTGCTATCTCTGATTTTGTCTTAGAAAACAACATCCAAATGGTAGTAGTCGGACCTGAGGAACCTTTGGTGAAAGGAATCGTGGATTTTTTCAAATCAAATCCTAACCTTTCTTCAATTCCGATCATTGGTCCAAGTGAAGAAGGTGCTAGGTTAGAGGGGTCAAAAGATTTTTCTAAACAATTCATGGAGCGCAACAATATCCCTACTGCAGCTTCAGCAACATTTACAAAAGAGACCTTAAAAGATGCTTATCAATTTATCGATCAGCAAAGCATTCCGGTTGTCCTTAAAGCTGATGGATTAGCGGCAGGAAAAGGTGTATTGATTTGTCAAAGTCACCAAGAAGCGAAAGACTCGCTGAAACAAATGCTTATTGACAATATGTTTGGAGAAGCCTCTTCAAAAGTGGTGATTGAGCAATTTTTGGATGGAATAGAACTCTCAGTTTTCGTAGCTACTGATGGCAAAAACTATAAAATCCTTCCAGAAGCAAAGGATTACAAAAGAATTGGTGAAGGCGACAGTGGATTGAATACTGGTGGAATGGGAGCAGTAAGCCCAGTTCCATTTGCAGATGCTGACTTTATGAGAAAAGTCGAAGAACGTGTTGTAATTCCCACAGTAAAAGGTTTAGAAAAAGAAAATATAAAATATACAGGGTTCTTATTCATCGGATTGATGAATATTGGAGGAGATCCTTATGTGATAGAATATAACGTACGAATGGGCGATCCAGAAACCCAAGCCGTGCTCCCAAGAATTAAAAGTGATTTTGTAGATTTACTCCATGCGATGGGCACCATGCAATTAGACCAATACAAAATCGAATTGGAGACATTTACTACCACTACTGTTGTATTAGTGGCAGGTGGATACCCTGAAGCATATCGAAAAGACGATAAAATTATAGGCTTAGAAAATGCTGGAAAAGACAATACTGCTTTAGTATTTCATGCAGGAACAAAAATTGGCTCTGAAGGGGAATTTCTCACAAATGGTGGCCGAGTAATGGCCATTACTGGAATTGGATCAAACATAGAGTTTGCTCTCCAAAACGCATATAAAAATGTTGCAGAAATCTGTTGGGATGACTTATATTTCCGAAAGGATATTGGTCAAGATATTCTAAAACTCAAAAAATAA
- the recQ gene encoding DNA helicase RecQ gives MDQTVKENLKEIFGFSQFRGNQEAIVDNILGGSNTFVIMPTGAGKSLCYQLPAVIKNGTAVVISPLIALMKNQVDQLNAFGINAYFLNSTLNKSETNKVKKEVLAGNTKLLYVAPESLTKEENVKFLKEANISFVAIDEAHCISEWGHDFRPEYRRIKSIIAQIGEKLPIIALTATATPKVQQDIQRNLQMEEADLFKSSFNRTNLYYEVRPKIKNETKKQIIKYIKGQKGKSGIIYCLSRKKVEEIASLLKVNGINAAPYHAGLDQNVRIKNQDDFLNEELDVIVATIAFGMGIDKPDVRYVIHYDVPKSLEGYYQETGRAGRDGLEGHCLMFYKYDDIIKLDKFNKDKPVTERENAKILLQEMAAYAESSICRRKTLLHYFGEYMEKDCGFCDNCKHPTEKFEGQNFLVTAIEAVKETNNRFNVEHIVKVIRGEQNDYMKSYGHDKLSVFGIGKDEDERLWKTVVRQAMINNFLEKDIENYGVIKVTQKGLDFIKNPYSVMISKDHDFEQMLVNDSTEDISLGGKAYDEKLFELLKLERKKVAKSKGLPPYVIFQDPSLEEMATVYPTTREELAQINGVGMGKVTKFGSSFLKLIENYVEENDIMTASDVVVKTAGNRSKVKISIIQQVDRKINLDEIADNLNISMGELLQEIEQIIYSGTKLNINYYIENIMDEEREETLHDYFMTAETDNIKAALEELEDEDFAEEEIRVYRVKFISEHAN, from the coding sequence GTGGATCAAACAGTAAAAGAAAATCTCAAAGAAATATTTGGCTTCAGCCAGTTCCGAGGGAACCAAGAAGCCATCGTTGACAACATTTTAGGTGGAAGCAATACCTTTGTAATCATGCCTACAGGGGCGGGAAAATCACTATGCTATCAACTTCCCGCTGTTATCAAAAATGGCACAGCAGTAGTCATTTCGCCTCTAATCGCTTTGATGAAAAATCAAGTAGATCAACTCAATGCCTTTGGCATTAATGCTTATTTCTTGAATTCAACTTTAAATAAATCTGAAACTAATAAAGTTAAAAAAGAGGTATTGGCGGGAAATACTAAGTTGCTTTATGTGGCGCCAGAGTCCTTGACCAAAGAAGAAAATGTCAAGTTCCTAAAGGAAGCAAATATCAGTTTTGTAGCTATAGATGAAGCACATTGTATATCAGAATGGGGGCATGACTTCAGACCTGAATACAGAAGGATAAAATCAATAATTGCTCAAATTGGCGAAAAGTTACCTATTATAGCCTTGACCGCTACAGCTACGCCAAAAGTACAACAGGACATTCAGAGAAACTTACAAATGGAAGAAGCTGATCTGTTCAAGTCTTCTTTCAACAGGACAAATCTCTATTATGAAGTTCGGCCGAAGATAAAAAATGAGACCAAAAAGCAAATCATCAAATACATCAAAGGCCAAAAAGGCAAATCAGGAATTATTTATTGCTTAAGTCGAAAAAAAGTCGAAGAAATAGCTTCCCTACTCAAAGTAAATGGCATCAATGCAGCACCATATCACGCTGGATTAGATCAAAATGTGAGAATCAAAAACCAAGACGACTTTCTAAATGAAGAACTTGATGTCATCGTAGCCACTATCGCCTTCGGAATGGGAATTGATAAACCTGATGTAAGGTATGTCATTCACTATGATGTACCAAAATCACTGGAAGGCTACTATCAAGAAACTGGGCGAGCTGGGCGAGATGGTCTAGAAGGGCATTGTTTGATGTTTTACAAATATGATGACATCATCAAACTTGATAAATTCAACAAAGATAAACCAGTCACTGAACGTGAAAACGCCAAAATTCTACTTCAAGAAATGGCTGCTTATGCAGAAAGTTCAATTTGCAGGAGAAAAACTCTACTCCACTATTTTGGAGAATATATGGAGAAAGATTGTGGATTCTGTGACAATTGTAAGCACCCAACAGAGAAGTTTGAAGGTCAAAATTTCTTGGTTACAGCAATCGAAGCTGTAAAAGAGACCAACAATAGATTCAATGTAGAACATATCGTGAAAGTTATCCGAGGAGAGCAAAACGACTACATGAAAAGTTATGGCCACGACAAGCTTTCAGTATTTGGAATCGGTAAGGACGAAGACGAGAGACTTTGGAAGACAGTAGTCAGACAAGCCATGATAAACAATTTTCTTGAAAAAGACATTGAAAATTATGGAGTCATCAAAGTGACTCAAAAAGGCTTAGATTTCATAAAAAATCCATATTCAGTCATGATCAGCAAAGATCACGACTTTGAGCAAATGCTTGTAAATGATTCAACTGAAGATATTTCCCTTGGCGGAAAAGCTTATGATGAAAAACTCTTTGAACTTTTAAAGTTAGAACGGAAAAAAGTAGCAAAGTCAAAAGGCTTACCTCCTTATGTTATTTTTCAGGACCCTTCACTGGAAGAAATGGCTACGGTCTATCCAACTACCCGTGAGGAATTGGCGCAAATTAATGGTGTCGGTATGGGAAAAGTCACTAAATTTGGTTCGTCTTTTCTAAAACTTATAGAAAACTACGTCGAAGAAAACGACATCATGACGGCTTCAGATGTAGTCGTCAAAACAGCTGGAAACAGATCAAAAGTAAAAATCTCTATCATTCAGCAGGTTGATAGAAAAATAAATCTGGATGAAATTGCTGATAATCTGAATATTTCTATGGGGGAATTGCTCCAAGAGATTGAACAGATAATATACAGTGGTACTAAGCTGAATATCAATTATTATATTGAAAACATCATGGATGAAGAGCGAGAAGAAACACTTCACGATTATTTCATGACTGCTGAAACAGACAATATTAAGGCTGCGCTTGAAGAATTGGAAGACGAAGATTTTGCGGAAGAAGAAATTCGTGTCTATCGTGTCAAATTCATCTCAGAACACGCCAACTAA